TCGCCAGATCCTGCTCAGAGGCAGCTTGGACACCATCAGGATACGCTCGGATCTCTTTAGGATAGAAGATGCTCTCGGGCAGTCTCAGCGCCGAGTCAGTAGGAACTCCTGCAGCGTCGAGGGCACGAGACCATGAGATATCGCAATACTCCCGGCATACCTCGGGGAtttcctcggatagcctggcctccgtctcttcggccccgagctggcgtgcggcactcttctcagcctctgtggcctctcggatcaattgggcctcctctttggcccgtcgcagctcatcctcgaccctTTGCAGAGCGGTCTTgagatcctgcactgcctgtTTCTCGGTGGCAAGGTTAATCTGGGTCGAGAACAgctccttgcgctggtcctccgcctgggcctcaacactcttcaaaccagcctctgcagacttgcgccggttctccgactccttgaacttgtccatAAGTTCAGCGTAATCGTgctggagggaccccaaggttttctccacctccgctcgcgcctggttctcgacctcagcccgactactgttaccatggcaaaattcctcagccacgaacACCTGTTGggtaatctacaaacgaaacaagattgctgtaatctaaggtcaaataaattaatgaaacagtaaaaggattacttaccatcgcgagatcccttttaagggataggaagatctcgggctgagagaaccgcctataagcctccatatcccgaggaaggagtaggggctgctctaaggcctcggccacgtagcCCGCCCAGCCTCGATTGTACTCTCGgatcgaagcattgtagggAATGGCCACCCCATCCAGTTCCAATCTGGGGCCCCATACACGCGGAGTAGCACGTACATCCGCAAGAGTCTCCTCGTCtcgactctccgaggagttgccccttctgctccttggcgcgcgagtggttttttgctgcttggtcggttgggcaaccacctcgccctcctcaggagtgtcggccggccttttcttctttaagtccggattaaccttaaggccaaggtctgAGGTGTCCGTAGGAGCCACAGGAGGGAGGGTCTTGCCCTGTGGTGGAGTTGGCGCCTTCGAGGACTGTCCTTTCAGCAACcggcctttccctcgggaggccatcagctcctttagagtttttcctttttctgccatgggctctatctcctcgtccgaagtatcgtccgagcagataacgatggaaggaacaccaactgcagaatgtcggtcccgctctccttcgggatcaGAAAATTCCACCAAAGGGGTCtgttgaacttcctcctcaaaataaaactcgtctatttctgcctcaagggaaagacgagatgattcagcttcccCTTCGACCTGAGCGGcagcaccaggctcgtttggcggaggtagctgctctgccaagtagggatctctaacaccgggcaacacaactggtggcagatcgtgttcagtTAGGAGCCTGtccctggacacgtcaatcctagccaacctcggactaccagcccttatggcgtgaccgatagcctggaaagagctgctcaggggttgatagcccagaaccagatgggcagcacgcaactgcccgtcctcggaaacgtagatctccgacctaagaaggtagttcagcgctggcacgttcacaaagtttagccgaggggcgacgtgaattttatctgcaaacaatcaaggaaaagaGGATTAGTCCACGAAATCTTCCAAgtataaagaaagcaaaaagtgtAACCCCTCAATACTAAATCCTATCCCAAAAGGGACCGATCCTAGAGACGCCGCACCTGGATTTCCTgtccgagttggacaatgaataccgtcgaaccactccccagaagcaataaggaaatcattcttcactgtcttattggatattgggagacaagagatcaacctaacgtcctcgttccgggatttaagataatacccctcatccccgaggcgatgacattcgtacagataagccacatcgtgccaagtaaggcctagattcatccgctcgtttaagacatctacacagcctagtatcttgaacatattcggggcacactggtacggcgtcaacctatggttgaacaagtactcccttgtaatcctacgcatgggaagtgtcatccctccctctataaaggcaatcatggggataacgacttctcccgCACACTTATctgtcaatattccttcaagaggacagtaccgcaaCCCAACCCCCGAGGGAATgtgatatttagccctaaaggcctccatagcggcggGGGTGttaactaatttctcaaatctacccatctggactgaaccggggaacaaaagtaaagactcagaaaaaaaaagtagattccgaggaggaaattgaaacagcaagatgaacgaaatgtactggtaccttcacaaaacgttcaatgaggcgcctgggaatctctcgtggacgaaacgcttcacaaaaacgGCTACGATGGCATAACGGTCGCAAGTGTTCGTGTATCTCTggggttcgatggagttctctggaagcctctaaggtttgtgaaatgcagataaaagaagaaactgaacccctatgacgtcttatatagccaggaggaaagagaaaagatcgctcctgcctaaaaatacggaAAAAAACGATagccgttcgatctacgccacaccgttggatgagggaacataacgcctccagaagttaatggccgcgcctcgtaaattgcagCGCGTTAGAAGTAACGGTCCGCACGCGCGCCacacgctctccttatttccaccctctcccaaatatcaaaaccccgtcttttcctcctcggagggagatagaaaccggagttttgaggggctaatgtggggcccGACCCAGAAAtgatgggctattccaaattcaggcccgtccgaggagcgtcctgtccgaagagaaaccacgtatgaagcattactcaatcccaataaacgccaaggaaacctgtccgaggagtaactacTCCTCGGAcctcacgaagcccagacgaggagcTCTCCCCAaccacttcagttcatcctcccaacatataaaatgaataaaatccaaaatatcccatggagagctaccaccacattaattgcgccccaaccaccctcttggccgcattaatgaggaaatgaccctgaacagtaccgccttggcctctgcaactcacatggggagagatgaaggcgtctgatgggacagccactcaagtaggtgcttagatagtcaacaagtgtagggttgagatgagaggagggaactatataatgtagtggagtcccttagagaagaggacgaaaaattctgtatgaggagctaaagaaataaacttatacgtgagagatccattttcgtgtctttattttctgcaaccatattgcccatgcatcagactgaatagactcgctgaggccaagttctttgacccatcctctacaaatatttattgtgggttgcgctttgggccagggcctgatcaatcgaatttgggccaggaaaatcgtgcaactacaataaTTATCAAGTTTATACTAAACTTGagttcacaataaattaaatatacaaCAAATAAATCTCAATGAGTAAATACAATCTCACCATAAAACCAGTAGCAAAATCTTCCTCTTAATAATCCAACTCTCTATAATTGTAGCACTCAAAAGCTTTATGAAAACTCTACcaatttattttccttgtgTGTAActtgaataaagaaaaatatctcatttttctttttcactctcttaCACTCTCACtgtgtttctctctatcttttcgGACTGCACCTCTGAGCTGAAGCTCTCTCTTTTGTGTTTCTTGCTCACTCTAAAACTCCCGAATTGCTCTTTGTGCCTCAGCTCACCACTCAAGGCCGAATGgcctctgttttctttcttttcttcttttcattttctttcttttcttcttttcagtTTCAGCGTGTCTCACGCCTATGTCCCTGCCCAAGGAATGGCATGCTGACTTTGGAAACTTTGCATCACTTCTCGTTAAGAGAAGTCAGACCTTCCCATGCATGCTCAGATTTGCATTAAACCAAAGAGCAGACTTTGTGGGCTTGAGAAGACAAGCTCATAAATGAGCTTTGACAAGAGTGGCAAACAAGTGGGCTGGACCCACACGGTGCTTCCACCCAACAAACTTTTGGCTGGGGGAATGAGAGGAAGAGGAAAATTATACTCTCTTTGTTTTTCCACTGTTGGAAATTTAACTGAGTCACTTTTTGGGAGTTTGTGAAATTCTATAAATAATAAGATCtaagaaataaaatcttaaccTTAAAATGCACTTTCtcaattttaagtaaaatggaGAGATCCTGCACCAACAAGGCGtactttattttccattttgaaCTGTAAACAACCCTTGTGTACAATTTTTACTGGAAAGCAAGATTAATAAATGTCTTAAGCCTGACATCAATGAGTCAATGGCATTTGCCTCAGAAAATGTTAGCCATAACTGCAGTCAGGTTAAAGATAAACCACATGATAAATTTCACACTCGGTAGAAGAGGTGCAACACCATTCACATGAGAATGATAACACAAAATAACATCATAATCATCATCACTCAAAATGTCATGCAGCAACTCTAGGCAACTGAACACCAGGATTTGACGAAGATGAAACAGCAACATTGGAGCAGTCAAGTTCAAACAAGCAAGTTTTCTTGGGGAAATTGATACTTTCTTTGCATTTTTACAAGCCGGCCTGTGTATGCTCTCCTTTATTTAGGATAAATGAGACTATTACAATAAGGCGGAACTTAGACACTTACAACCATGCTGCCTTCTTCAAAGGAGTAATAACAGCCTTGACTTGCAAGTAGTTATTAAGGCTGTAGATTCCCTTCTCCCTGCCTATACCGCTCATCTTGTACCCACCAAAAGGAATCGCCGCATCGAACACATCAAAGCAATTAATCCATACAGTACCAGCTCTTAGAGCTCGGGTCAAGGTGTTCGCAGTGTCCAAGTTTCTAGTAAAAACTCCTGCAGCTAGACCATAGCGTGTTGCATTCGCCCTTCTTATTACTTCATCAAGATCCCTGGTATAGAGTACAAAATTTGGAGGAGACTTTTAAGTATGAACACAAATAAGtacattattcttttttgttggcaTGTACATAAAGAGACcagttttaagttttctttttcatggTGTTTTAAATGTAGCCctttgtttgttctttgttttttactGTTGACCAAATAGCATTGCAGGTAGGACATATGTTTTTTTCCATAGCATCAGCTTAGAATATGGAAAAGATGGAAGTGTTCATGACAATTTTAGCAGATTGCAGGAAGTTTAAGACTCACTTGAATTTGAAGATAGATTGCACTGGGCCAAAGATCTCATCCTGTGCTATCAACATATCATCCTGATTGatgaaaatatcaaattcaTGTTACATCATTTGGTATTTCATGCATAATAGAGAAATTATTGGAGAGGAATTATTAGTACCTGAACATTTGAGAAGACAGTAGGCTGAATGAAGTAGCCTTTGGAGCCAAATCTGTCACCTCCACATTCAAGGGTGGCATTGCTTTTGATTCCAGCTCTTATGTATCTAAGGACTTTCTCAAATTGCTCCGTGTCAATCTGGGATTTTCATAAGGTCCAGAAACAGCATCACTTGATTTGTTAGACATTACATGACTAAGATGAAATAGAACATGTCTCAACACCTTTGAAAAATGTATTACTCCCATGGATTTTTATGTTCAGTTGAATTAAAAAGTCCTTAGGTTTTGTTATATTCACAATCCCATTgagccaaaacaaaatagagaaGGCTGCTGTATTATTGAAAGCCATGGGTATTATTCCCACGTCAAACTATGAATCAGGAACTGGAGAAATTTACTAGAGGTCTAATTTAAACTGCCAAGGACAGCAAAAGATAGATAAACCAGAATTTTTGGAATTAATAAGAATGTGACAACCATTTCATCCTCAGGTACATACCTGAGGACCTTGTTCCACACCCTTCTTGAAGGGATCACCAACAACACGCCTCACAGCACGTGCCTTTGCTTTCTCTAGGAACTCATCATGTACACGTTCATGTACATATGTACGAGAACCAGCACAGCAGCATTGCCCCTGGAGACAATATAGCATTCATCTATCAAATAAAGCATCCACGTCTTACAAATCCAGCTGTGGAAAACCACTTGAACAAACCTGATTAAAGAATAGAGCAAAGTGTGCAAGCTCCACAGCCTTATCAACATCAGCATCCTCACATACTATGAATGGTGATTTCCCTCCTAGCTCTAGTGTTACTGGCTTAAGATTGCTTCTTGCAGCCAATTCAAGTACAATCTTTCCAGTATCAGTTGATCCTGTGAAAGCTAGCTGCAAAGGCATTGgtaatagtttcaaaacaagtGGTGCAATtgtccaaattaaaaaaaggttttcCCAGATCAGTAGTTTTAAGGCCTTGACAAGTGATACGAAATATATACTGGCCAGAATTTTCACAGACTCAAACTCTGTTTGGCAATGAATATTGGCAGGAATAGAAAAATGATTTCAAGGAACAGGTTAAGTTGCTCTCTATATAACTGATTCATCAGCTATAAATTTATGTAGCCTGAATACTAGTGATCCCAATATACCTTATCCACGTCCATATGGCTGGCAAGTGCTGCACCAGCAGTCGGACCAAAGCCAGAAACTATATTTAGAACACCTGGAGGAAGACCGGCCTGTCACAAAGGATGCAGAATAAATTACAAGATCATTCTTGAGCgaacaaagcaaagaaaaataatgcgtAAACAATCAACAAGCCCACCTCATGGAACAGCTTTGCCACAAAGAGTGCTGTCAATGGTGTTTGCTCTGCTGTCTTTAGGACAATGGTATTACCACATGCTAGAGCAGGCCCAACTTTCCAAGCAAACATGACAAGAGGAAAGTTCCAGGGAATGATTTGCCCTGCGACTCCAATTGGTTCATGCAATGTTTGCACATGATAATCTCCATCGGCTGGAACTGTTAGTCCATGGATTTTATCTGCCCAGCCtgaataatttataataaaaaattattagaaaaaaacaCAATGCACTctgaaataaaagcaaaaatatagAATTAGCTTTAGTGGTCTGACCAGCATAGTAGTGAAATAGCCGTATAAACAGTGGTAATTCAGATTTGGCTGCCTGTTCATAAGGCTTCCCATTGTTCCATGTCTCTAGAGCAGCAAGCTCATCACTGTGTTTCTCAACCAAATCAGCAAAGCGCAACAATATCCTTGATCTTTCCTGAAACCCATATATGGTTTGCAAATGTATCATaaaatttgtatacatttaGGAATCACTCACATACTAATTGAATAGCAAAACAAAACCAGAGGCGTATTCTTCTTACATAAGCGGTCATCCTTGGCCATGGTCCCTCATCAAATGCCTTGCGGGCAGCGGCTACAGCACGGTTGATATCTTCTGCATCACCTTCAGCAACATGAGCAATCACTTCCCCAGTACGAGGGTCATATGTTGGAAATGTTTTTCCTGCGACCAATAGAACGTCCAAGATTAGCTCCATCAGGAATCATCAGTCAcagaaatattgtaaaatacCAATTAGTAAAAGTACCccatgaaaaacaaagaaagaaagtaaactATTAGTCTtgttcaaagaaaaataataacaattaccTGATACAGCATCTACAAATTGCCCATTAATCAGATTCTGAGTGTAATTTATCTGAACAGGTGGAATGATTAATTCCTCAGCTGCTGCAGCTGTGCTAAACCTGTTGATGCTTCTCCCACAGCCAGAACTTCTTCCTGAGgatcaaattttgtaaataactTCATCAAACAAGTTTGGTAAAAGATGTAAGAATCAAAACTAAAACTATAGAATAATAAGGAAAACTAGGGAAAACGCTTAAATATTGCATGTAGTGGTGGAGAAGAATTTTGGTAACTGTTTTGTTTCCAATCGGCACCAAATTACACGTTCCCTTCTTGTTATATTCaccaaatagaaaaataggTTTCCTCTATCATTCTAGATAAACTTTCCAAATAAGAAGGAACCCCATCTCTCAAAAACCATGACTTGTTGACTCTAGTCCTTTATTGATCTTGTTCATCGTCAAAACCTCAACCAAGCCAGGCTTACTCAAAAGTTATATACAATTCCTTTTTCTCAGTCCTTATACAGTGAAAAAGACTtttcaaaaagcaaaaaaggaaTTATTcagattcaaaaaaattttatcttgttttCCCTCACACGATGAAGTTTTTAGCTTTCTAAACTATCTTCTATACAAATGAAAATAAGTagaagaaaaattttgacaccaaACACAAGTCATGAAGATACAAAGATGTTATAATTATCAGTCATGTAAGGAAACATAAAAGCAAGTGAAACCAAAAAGACAGAAAGAGAAAAGGCAACAAAATTACAGAAAAGGCATCatttatcatcatcatcatcatcacctaGAGAGGAAAGCAGAGGAGCAGACccagatgaagaagaagcagcaaGAGAGCGATAAAGCAAGGAGGAGAGTCTGCGAGCTGCCATGGCCACACAGAATTACCTCAAAgttctttccttcctttttttttttttttttaatgataagaaaACAGAGTGTGCTCTGTTTTTATGCTCAAGTTGGCAGAGAGCTCACACTCATGTATTGTCACATGTagcactctctctcactccgaGCCAGAAATGTGAATGTGACTTTTTATCATTTCTAGACGTTATGTTTTGTGACTATGATTATTGGGTTGGATAGagataactttaaaaaaaagggaagtgGTTCTATTGGTATATAAATATGATAGATTAGATATCACAATCACTTGGGCCTCCaatatattggaaaaataaatatagacttttagaaatagaaataatcaaagtagagagagaaacctCAGAAACGACAATGGTGTTTCTCACCTGCATAGTGCACACTACAGACTGTGGAATATGGTCTGTTTGCATCTTTATCTAGTGCTCTCTACACGTGCAGGTCCAAAACTAatttatattgtattttattttattatatatacttttttttttcaaactagttttaaaataatttccttcgATTTATTAGGTGATGATTAATAAAACAATctacatatattatttaaaaagtcgtgttatttgttaaaaaaaaaaaatcgaccGACTAAAAAGTAAGAGATGATTTTATTAATCCTAGTAAgttggggaattttttttttttttaattttcctccAAATCATATGAGTGGCAAACTTTTGCTTtctctagtacttttttttttctgggtttttagttttgttttagtattttacaATTTTGAGTAATACTAATAAGTATAAGTACTTTGGTTTTAGCCAAATTTCTGAGTAGGAAGTATATTGGCTTATTGTTtgtaaaacaagaaaaatggaaaaatggtAGAGAAAGAGTAGTACTTGGCTATTTAGTTTGTAAGGTAAAGGACTCAGTGAATAGTACTAAGAAACTAGTATAGAGTTGGGAGTGGAATATTATAGAAGAAAATTTCTACTTTAACAGCCAATTAGTGCTTGTCTAGTTGTCTGCTTGGAACTTTGTAAGTTTCACATGGGCTTACATATAAAAGAGATAAGGTGGCCTATCATAATATTTGTACATTCGTTTATTTTAGTGTAAAGTTGTTGGAAGATGATCACGAAGAAAGGGTTGGTATACATTGGACCACTTTTGATTCATCACTTCATTGTCCTTCAACCtattctaatttatttatttatggggaGAGACACATTTGTCAAGGGAGAGAAAAGCCATGAGAATAGTACTATTAAATATTATGGAAGGGATAAAGACAATTACATTTCACTTCAATCAACAAAATAATGCTAAGCACAAATTATCACTTGTGAGTTTGATGGGCACCTCGGCTGTAGGCTATTTTGGATTGACCCACTAATGAGAGTGTCATTATAGTCCCAAAATGATCTTGCATGTGAATAGTTTTGCTCTATTTAGAGGACTATATTATACCGACTTTAGGCTATTGATGGCCTGAATTTCACCGAACACCAATCATAAATTGACATATATGCAAGttatgaaaaaatatgtgataaaatatataatcttAGAAGTATTGTCGGTTTAATCAATCTATCACATAACTTATGCTCGTTCTCTTGAATCTAACTTAGTGAGTTCATCCATCACTAGTGCAAAGATATATGAATTTAATGCTAATCTTTGATGCATATCTATAATAATAAGAAACTTACTTATGatgcctttttttattttcacattagttacaattcttttatatatatatatatatatatatatatatattcttaatcAACTTAAGTATCTAAAAGtcaatgtaaaaacaaaaaaagaaaaacacaaaagaacTCATAGTAATGGACTCGTATAAATTGAAAGTGACATCCAAACCGAACCCACTATTAatcatactctttttttttttttttttttagatccaCTATTAATTATACTCAGTTAAGAGTCAAGACTCCCTTTAATTACTCCCCAAAAAAGGTGAAATTCCATGATAGCTTAGGTAGTAACGTAATGACCCAAATGGGTCCATTTTGTCTTTTATGCAGAGATGAAATTAGTGATTATTGATGGAGAACGAtgaaaaactaagttgaggagcCAAGGACagcttaaaaaaagaaaagaaaagagatttcAATTACAGTCCCACGTGTGAAGTGATGCATATAAACGATATACACTAAATATGCAATAATTAATTCCCGTGAAGCAAATGGTTTATACTAAATGTGTACAAACAATGTacattaatattactttttgaagaataaaattgCAAGTATCATGGATGAAAACATGGAGGTTTTGATAAGGATTTTTTGTCTTTCCAATAACAAATGTGGTCTTCGTACTCGAGAGATAAGGTAATGTTATTGACTAATAAGACAATGacatctttttgtttttgaaaacgaGACAACGACATCTTGGTTGCAACGAAAAATTCAAGACATTACGATATGTGGCAGAAATTTAAGGTTAGACAAaccaaagaaatcaaaaggggATACTAATAATGTAAATAgggtaaattataatttactcATATGtaatttgaccaaaatttaaattgcttacttgtgatttgaaatttgacactttatccaCCCGAAGTTAACTTAGTTTGATTTCTataacccacctctgttaaaaacaaagttaaatatgtaattttgcttcacttttgtatctctcttctcaaaaaacataaaaatacaagatcaaataagatttaaaaaaaaaaaaaaaaaaactatccatTGGAATACTTGCATCATGGAATTTCAAATTATAgataggcaacttaaattttggtcaaacctCAGTTGGGtaaattgtcaaattttaaactacagtttggcaacttaaattttagtcAAATCACGTGTAGGGttgttgaggacaaatttttcacaccacATGGCTTCATTTCATTGGCGACCCGCACCACGTCAAAACTATCATGGATTTTGGGAAAATCTCTTCTAAAGCCCAAAAGAGCCTTGTACGGCACCAAGGTTCCCGAACCCAATTAGGCCTTGGATTCAAGCCTAGCAGCACGACCCACACTCTCAATCCCTTTTTACTCTACCCTCACAAACTACAGGTCCAAGTCTCATCACCTAACCATTGCTCGGCGTGAAAtgcccaaataataaaaaaatattgagatcCGAACACACCATAGCATGCTCGGTAATTTCCAGGAAACATCCCTACCGAGCATATTCATTTGAGTTGGAACCAAATTCCAAGGCCACATTTGCCACActccactctcacctaaacattcACTTACAACAGatgatattggaccttcaattgcaCTAATGATGGTAATAATCATGATCTCTCCACTAATTTAGAGttataaatatgagaagttgGGGAAGGAAAAGGGGAGGTTTTTGAGAggttcacaaaaaaaaagatagagaagagAGCAAAATAGCAATTCAGAAAGAAAGAGGATAAATTACGTTGAGTCTCTGTGCTgaacccaaagtaggaaatcatAAGCCCGCCTTATAAGTAAGTTGTGAGCTCAAGTGAGGTCAAACCCAACAGCCTCATTTCCGGTGTGCaaaattggcgcccaccgtggggctaTCCTACGAAGCTGTGGCTCGACTGAGACTCAAGCACGAGAAATGTCCGAAAGGCATTTGGGAGGCCAAGCCAAGAACGGATCAGTAGGATCTTCTCGGGACTCCACATGGCGAGAAAGAAGGCAGAAAAGGCGTGAGGATAGGGAGCGTGGGCGAGGAGAAGAAGAATCTAGCCTGGGGGAGGGGTCAAACCAGACTCACCGAACAATGTTAGGTGCCTCGGGGCACAAGCAATGTGATGAAAGAGACCAAGAGCTGGAGCGGTTGCGCAGACTAGTGAGGGATTTGGAGTTGGAGGCAAGGGGTTGGTGCCAGAGAAGGGACTGAGACAACCGAGAAAAGAGGGATGGTAGTGTGGGAAATCGAGGCGAGGAAAGGTCTAGCCAGTCCGGTCCCCGATGATTCCGGGACCGTTCACTTTCCCGAGAATCACACCGACACAAGAACCACACGTATTCCCTCGAGATGCGTCAACGTCGGAACCGTTCACGATCGCGCGGATATGTTAACCGTGGTTTGGATTCCCCGGAGGAACGGCAACCCTACAATGCTGCCACGGACTCAATGAGTCAAGCCTTACAAAGAGCTACTCGGTCACCGTTCTCAAAcgaaattgaacgggcccctatgccgagCTGATTTACACAGCCACCGTTAACTCCTACGATGGGAAAACAGACCCGGTGGAACACGTCAATCATTATATCCatatgatgtctttgcatgcacacaatgatgcGCTGATGTGTAAGGTGTTCCCCTCAAGTCTCGACTCCACGGCTTTGAGATGGTTTAATGGGTTACAAAAAGGTTTCATTCACAATTTTGCCAAGCTAATCCAGGAGTTTGGCGCTCGATTCGTTACATGTAGCTGGGTGCCACAACCGGCGAACACGTTGCTTTCCATAAAAATGAGGGTTGGCGAAACCCTTCAGAGTTATGCCAGTCGATATTGGGAGCTATACAATGAAATCGGTGGGGGTGATGAGAAGATTGCGGCAAGCACTTTCAGGATAGGGCTTTTCGAGGACTTTGAACTACGGGAGTCGTTGACGAAAAGACCTCCTGATGATATGAGGCAACTTATGAGATGTATTGAGGAGTATAAACGTCTCGAAGATGATCGGTTGCAGAATAAGGGTAAGGCCCCGTTGCTTAGTTGCTCCTGACAGGGTGTTTTTCCAATAAGACCAAGGAAGGATTTCAGGATGCAGGAACCAAAAGTACAAATTGGAAAGGTGAATGTAGTGTTCAAAAAGCTGgtacacaaaattttagaccaGATTAAGAACGAGTaattcttcaggtggccgaacaagatgggggCGACCCGTCCCTGAGGAATCAAAACTTGTACTGCACATACCACAGAGATAAAGGGCACACCACTAAGCAgtgccgggtattaaaagatcatctcggacaaCTAGTAAAGGCAAGATATTTGAAAG
The Quercus lobata isolate SW786 chromosome 10, ValleyOak3.0 Primary Assembly, whole genome shotgun sequence DNA segment above includes these coding regions:
- the LOC115963329 gene encoding aldehyde dehydrogenase family 2 member B4, mitochondrial-like, translating into MAARRLSSLLYRSLAASSSSGSAPLLSSLGRSSGCGRSINRFSTAAAAEELIIPPVQINYTQNLINGQFVDAVSGKTFPTYDPRTGEVIAHVAEGDAEDINRAVAAARKAFDEGPWPRMTAYERSRILLRFADLVEKHSDELAALETWNNGKPYEQAAKSELPLFIRLFHYYAGWADKIHGLTVPADGDYHVQTLHEPIGVAGQIIPWNFPLVMFAWKVGPALACGNTIVLKTAEQTPLTALFVAKLFHEAGLPPGVLNIVSGFGPTAGAALASHMDVDKLAFTGSTDTGKIVLELAARSNLKPVTLELGGKSPFIVCEDADVDKAVELAHFALFFNQGQCCCAGSRTYVHERVHDEFLEKAKARAVRRVVGDPFKKGVEQGPQIDTEQFEKVLRYIRAGIKSNATLECGGDRFGSKGYFIQPTVFSNVQDDMLIAQDEIFGPVQSIFKFKDLDEVIRRANATRYGLAAGVFTRNLDTANTLTRALRAGTVWINCFDVFDAAIPFGGYKMSGIGREKGIYSLNNYLQVKAVITPLKKAAWL
- the LOC115964344 gene encoding uncharacterized protein LOC115964344, whose protein sequence is MSLHAHNDALMCKVFPSSLDSTALRWFNGLQKGFIHNFAKLIQEFGARFVTCSWVPQPANTLLSIKMRVGETLQSYASRYWELYNEIGGGDEKIAASTFRIGLFEDFELRESLTKRPPDDMRQLMRCIEEYKRLEDDRLQNKGKAPLLSCS